In Deinococcus sedimenti, a single genomic region encodes these proteins:
- a CDS encoding cation:proton antiporter: MVKGIRLGVLVALWSGSAMAASSAGTAELLFALFWVVLAAMVFGAVASKLGVPAVVGQVLAGILIGPSVLSLVRPDEFLLSLAELGAVFLLFMVGLETRFRDLLSVGKEALLVAVLGIVFPLALGFGFGLWQDQGNVSALFVGTALVATSVGITAKVLQEMGVLDARFAQVILGAAVIDDILGLTLLAVVSGLGAGESMSAGQVALILGLSVGFVALVLAVGIPLVRRFQPRLQNLSLARMFNVAIVVGLGVAALSTVAGLAPIIGAFLAGMVLAEVKDEVEFESKVHALESFLAPIFFVVVGLQLDLGVLGDPVVIVAGLILTVLAVIGKVVGGLLGARSMGRRQSLLVGVGMVPRGEVGLIVASLGLAAGVIGKQVYAEVLLMVLLTTVLAPLALRVLARRPEPDAPVT; this comes from the coding sequence ATGGTCAAGGGTATTCGTCTGGGCGTGCTGGTGGCCCTGTGGTCGGGCAGTGCGATGGCCGCGAGTTCGGCCGGAACGGCGGAGTTGCTGTTCGCGCTGTTCTGGGTGGTGCTGGCCGCCATGGTGTTCGGGGCGGTCGCCTCAAAGCTGGGGGTTCCGGCGGTGGTGGGGCAGGTGCTGGCCGGGATCTTGATCGGGCCGAGCGTGCTGAGTCTGGTCCGCCCGGACGAGTTCCTGCTGAGTCTGGCGGAGCTGGGCGCGGTGTTCCTGCTGTTCATGGTGGGCCTCGAGACCCGCTTCCGGGACCTGCTGTCCGTGGGGAAGGAGGCGCTGCTGGTGGCGGTGCTGGGCATCGTGTTCCCGCTGGCGCTGGGCTTCGGGTTCGGCCTGTGGCAGGACCAGGGGAACGTGAGTGCGCTGTTCGTGGGGACCGCACTCGTGGCGACGTCGGTGGGCATCACGGCGAAGGTCCTGCAGGAGATGGGCGTGCTGGACGCCCGCTTCGCGCAGGTGATCCTGGGTGCGGCCGTCATCGACGACATCCTGGGCCTGACGCTGCTGGCTGTCGTCAGCGGCCTGGGCGCCGGGGAGAGCATGAGTGCCGGACAGGTCGCGTTGATCCTGGGTCTCAGCGTGGGCTTCGTGGCGCTGGTTCTCGCGGTCGGCATTCCGCTTGTCCGCCGCTTCCAGCCCCGCCTGCAGAACCTGAGCCTGGCGCGCATGTTCAACGTGGCGATCGTCGTGGGCCTGGGCGTGGCCGCGCTGAGCACCGTGGCGGGCCTCGCGCCGATCATCGGGGCGTTCCTGGCGGGCATGGTCCTCGCGGAGGTGAAGGACGAGGTGGAATTCGAGTCGAAGGTGCACGCCCTGGAATCATTCCTCGCCCCGATCTTCTTCGTGGTCGTCGGGTTGCAGCTGGACCTGGGCGTCCTGGGTGACCCGGTCGTGATCGTCGCGGGCCTGATCCTGACGGTGCTGGCCGTGATCGGCAAGGTCGTGGGCGGCCTGCTGGGCGCGCGCAGCATGGGCAGGCGGCAGTCGCTGCTGGTCGGCGTGGGCATGGTCCCGCGCGGCGAGGTCGGGTTGATCGTCGCCAGCCTGGGCCTCGCGGCGGGCGTGATCGGCAAGCAGGTGTACGCCGAGGTGCTCCTGATGGTTCTCCTGACGACCGTGCTGGCCCCGCTGGCCCTGCGCGTCCTGGCGCGCCGCCCGGAGCCGGACGCCCCCGTCACCTGA
- a CDS encoding 23S rRNA (cytosine(2499)-C(5))-methyltransferase → MPDVPAPPTRSRLRLRVSPAAEAHVRAGHPWVYESSLRAQNRDGDAGELAVIYDRRDRFLAIGLFDPDSPLRVRVLHQGTPATLDDAWWAARLDEALLRRAPLFGPDTDGYRVVNGESDGFPGLVVDRYASTLVVKLYTAAWFPHLKLMLVLLAERFPDFALVLRLSRNIQTRARQEGLFDGQLLAGNVGSGTVVFHETGLAFEAEVLRGQKTGFFLDQRDNRRRVEKYARGRRVLNAFSFSGGFSLYAARGGAAHVVSLDISAHALDSAERNYALNPKLTAPHETVQADVFEWLADTDRDFDLVILDPPSLARRETERAGAIRAYGKLAADGIRRLAQGGILLSASCSAHVTAEEFWDAVRDAATRSGRKWRELHTSQHAPDHHATFAEAQYLKAIFIQFD, encoded by the coding sequence ATGCCGGACGTTCCCGCCCCTCCCACCCGTTCCCGCCTGAGACTGCGGGTGTCCCCCGCTGCCGAGGCGCACGTCCGCGCCGGGCACCCCTGGGTGTACGAGTCCAGCCTCCGCGCCCAGAACCGCGACGGCGACGCGGGCGAGCTGGCCGTCATCTACGACCGCCGCGACCGCTTCCTGGCGATCGGCCTGTTCGACCCGGACAGCCCACTGCGGGTGCGGGTGCTGCACCAGGGCACCCCGGCCACGCTGGACGACGCGTGGTGGGCCGCGCGGCTGGACGAGGCGCTGCTGCGCCGCGCGCCGCTGTTCGGACCGGACACCGACGGGTACCGCGTCGTGAACGGCGAATCCGACGGCTTCCCCGGACTGGTCGTGGACCGCTACGCGAGCACGCTGGTCGTCAAGCTGTACACCGCCGCGTGGTTCCCGCACCTGAAGCTCATGCTGGTCCTCCTCGCCGAGCGCTTCCCGGACTTCGCGCTGGTGCTACGCCTGAGCCGCAACATCCAGACCCGCGCCCGCCAGGAGGGCCTGTTCGACGGGCAGCTCCTCGCGGGGAACGTCGGCAGCGGCACCGTCGTCTTCCACGAGACCGGGCTGGCCTTCGAGGCGGAAGTGCTGCGCGGCCAGAAGACCGGGTTCTTCCTCGACCAGCGTGACAACCGCCGCCGCGTCGAGAAGTACGCGCGGGGCCGCCGGGTCCTGAACGCCTTCTCGTTCAGCGGCGGTTTCAGCCTGTACGCCGCGCGGGGCGGGGCGGCGCACGTCGTCAGCCTCGACATCAGCGCCCACGCGCTGGACAGCGCCGAACGCAACTACGCCCTGAACCCGAAACTCACCGCCCCGCACGAGACCGTCCAGGCCGACGTGTTCGAATGGCTCGCCGACACCGACCGCGACTTCGACCTCGTGATCCTCGACCCGCCCTCCCTGGCCCGCCGCGAGACCGAACGGGCAGGCGCGATCCGCGCGTACGGGAAACTGGCCGCCGACGGCATCCGCCGCCTCGCCCAGGGCGGCATCCTCCTGAGCGCCTCATGCTCCGCGCACGTCACCGCCGAGGAATTCTGGGACGCCGTCCGCGACGCCGCCACCCGCTCGGGCCGCAAGTGGCGCGAACTGCACACCAGCCAGCACGCCCCCGACCACCACGCGACCTTCGCGGAAGCGCAGTACCTCAAGGCCATCTTCATCCAGTTCGACTGA
- the dinB gene encoding DNA polymerase IV — translation MPALRKIIHVDMDAFYASVEQRDDARLRGRPVAVAWGGRRSVVLTASYEARPFGVRSAMPLYRALERCPDLVVVEPRFEAYREVSAQIRAVFHSFTPLVEPLSLDEAYLDVTAPLTGGPSATLIAQAIRRKIRAGTGLTATAGVSVNKFLAKLASGLHKPDGLTVILPAQVDALLAVLPVGDFHGIGPATAAKLAGMGIHTGADLRAADPAALTARFGVHGAHFSRIARGLDDRPVEPDRPHRSVGTEETYGHDLRGVDAVAARLPVLAQGVERRLERAGLAARTVVLKLKFDDRSVLTRRVTLPLPVHAAPELARAAARLLTPELLAGRGVRLAGITAASLVPAGQVPTQPLLLGG, via the coding sequence GTGCCTGCGCTCCGCAAGATCATTCACGTGGACATGGACGCGTTCTACGCGTCGGTGGAGCAGCGGGATGACGCGCGGCTGCGGGGGCGGCCCGTGGCGGTCGCGTGGGGCGGGCGGCGCTCGGTGGTCCTGACCGCGAGTTACGAGGCGCGGCCGTTCGGGGTGCGGTCGGCGATGCCGCTGTACCGGGCGCTGGAGCGCTGCCCGGACCTGGTGGTGGTGGAGCCGAGGTTCGAGGCGTACCGGGAGGTGAGCGCGCAGATCCGCGCGGTGTTCCACTCGTTCACGCCGCTGGTGGAGCCGCTGTCGCTGGACGAGGCGTACCTGGACGTGACCGCCCCATTGACGGGCGGGCCGAGTGCGACGCTCATCGCGCAGGCGATCCGGCGGAAGATCCGCGCGGGGACGGGCCTGACGGCGACGGCGGGCGTGAGCGTGAACAAGTTCCTGGCGAAACTCGCCAGCGGCCTGCACAAGCCCGACGGGCTGACCGTGATCCTGCCCGCGCAGGTGGACGCGCTGCTGGCTGTGCTCCCGGTGGGGGACTTTCACGGGATCGGTCCGGCGACCGCCGCGAAGCTGGCCGGGATGGGCATCCACACGGGCGCGGACCTGCGCGCCGCCGATCCGGCCGCCCTGACGGCGCGGTTCGGGGTGCACGGCGCGCACTTCTCGCGGATCGCGCGGGGCCTGGACGACCGGCCGGTCGAACCGGACCGCCCGCACCGCAGCGTGGGCACCGAGGAGACGTACGGGCACGACCTGCGCGGGGTGGACGCGGTGGCCGCCCGACTGCCCGTGCTGGCGCAGGGGGTGGAGCGCCGCCTAGAGCGGGCCGGGCTGGCCGCGCGGACGGTGGTGCTGAAACTGAAGTTCGACGACCGCAGCGTCCTCACGCGCCGGGTCACCCTCCCGCTGCCCGTTCACGCCGCGCCGGAGCTGGCCCGCGCCGCCGCGCGCCTGCTGACGCCGGAGCTGCTCGCGGGGCGGGGCGTGCGGCTGGCGGGCATCACGGCAGCCTCGCTGGTCCCGGCGGGGCAGGTGCCCACGCAACCGCTGCTGCTGGGCGGATAG